In Patescibacteria group bacterium, the genomic stretch GGCATCGTCCGCATCGACTCGGCCTGCAATCCGGAAGACTGGAGCAAGGATCCTGCCGGCAACACAAAGCTCATTGCCAAAACGTTCCAGGAAGGCGGGGCTGTTGCCGCCGAATACGGCGAACGTCTCGCTGCCGAGGGTGAGATTTGCTGGGGCGGCATGCATTCGTGGAGACACATGGTGGACCTGCTCGAGGAAACCGACCGGCCAGGACTCGTCGGTTTCCAAGCCGACATGGCCCACACCCTCCTCTATGCCCTGGGCCACAATGCCCCGGAACACCGGCTCCTCCCGCTTGGCTATAACTGGACTGATCCTGGGCAGCTCGACGAGGCGCTTCGTGTCATGACCCGGTCACTCCGTCCATGGACGATCGACTTCCACGTCGCTCAGAACGATGGCACTGTGAAAGGTGGCGGCAATCACGATAATACGGGCAAGCACTGCCCTGTGGATGATCAGAACGGCAAACTGGACATCGTCCGCCACGCCGGCTACTGGATGCGCAACGGCGAAGGCTACCCAGTCCAGTCCTTTGGCCACATCTG encodes the following:
- a CDS encoding TIM barrel protein: MQDTLKIHNAVWPGLVGKGSPGAEPFIDLDTMLDLTANAEVNGVKFDGVDLFAYNPHIDIDISDDGIKALADKIRAKNLMIGSIVAPVWFDGNAMGGSDKRAGWVTAVRKTCRIAHKLREIGARPCGIVRIDSACNPEDWSKDPAGNTKLIAKTFQEGGAVAAEYGERLAAEGEICWGGMHSWRHMVDLLEETDRPGLVGFQADMAHTLLYALGHNAPEHRLLPLGYNWTDPGQLDEALRVMTRSLRPWTIDFHVAQNDGTVKGGGNHDNTGKHCPVDDQNGKLDIVRHAGYWMRNGEGYPVQSFGHICWDGCLFPNEVLLKQETYNKILTKMIAVRETHGW